From one Azospirillum ramasamyi genomic stretch:
- a CDS encoding DUF1127 domain-containing protein encodes MAKATQSFLSRTNLSHRTPAAVGRGAGHWLTTMFDRFATWSERRRQRRALEALPDHLLSDIGISRADAEQEAHKPFWQG; translated from the coding sequence ATGGCAAAGGCTACGCAGTCGTTCCTCTCCCGCACCAACCTGTCCCACCGCACTCCGGCCGCTGTGGGCAGGGGCGCCGGTCACTGGTTGACGACCATGTTCGACCGCTTCGCGACCTGGAGCGAGCGGCGGCGCCAGCGTCGGGCGCTGGAGGCACTGCCCGACCATCTGCTGTCCGACATCGGCATCTCCCGCGCCGATGCGGAGCAGGAGGCCCACAAGCCCTTCTGGCAAGGCTGA
- a CDS encoding transcriptional regulator GcvA yields the protein MSRRLPPLNALRAFEAAARHLSFTKAADELHVTQAAVSHQIKALEQWLGLPLFRRMNRALALTEAGQSYLPPVREAMDTLSQATDRLIRADSSGTLTISTMPSFASKWLVPRLMRFQKRHPEMDVRVHSTSQMVDFARHDVDLAIRFGNGLWPDLRVERLLTEDIFPVGHPSLLAGDRPLVNPEDLRHHTLLHDDYNISWAVWCRAAGIDGVDTERGLRFDDSSFTLQAAINGHGIALARGVLVADDIAAGRLVRLFEVRLPGSLAYYVVAPPHYFSRPKVKAFRDWLFEEAGTG from the coding sequence ATGTCCCGCCGCCTTCCCCCGCTGAATGCGCTCCGCGCCTTCGAAGCCGCCGCGCGCCACCTGTCCTTTACGAAAGCCGCGGACGAGCTGCATGTGACGCAAGCCGCCGTCAGCCACCAGATCAAGGCGCTGGAGCAATGGCTCGGATTACCGCTGTTTCGCCGAATGAACCGGGCGCTGGCCCTGACGGAGGCCGGGCAGAGCTACCTGCCGCCGGTGCGCGAGGCGATGGACACCCTGTCCCAGGCCACCGACCGGCTGATCCGCGCCGACAGCAGCGGGACGCTGACCATCTCCACCATGCCGAGCTTCGCGTCGAAATGGCTGGTGCCACGGCTGATGCGCTTCCAGAAACGCCATCCGGAAATGGATGTGCGGGTTCACAGCACGTCGCAGATGGTGGATTTCGCCCGCCACGACGTCGATCTGGCCATCCGCTTCGGCAACGGGCTGTGGCCCGACCTGCGGGTGGAGCGCCTGCTGACGGAGGACATCTTTCCCGTCGGCCACCCGTCGCTGCTGGCCGGCGACCGCCCGCTGGTGAATCCCGAGGATCTGCGGCACCACACGCTTCTGCATGACGATTACAACATCTCCTGGGCGGTGTGGTGCCGGGCGGCGGGCATCGACGGGGTGGACACCGAGCGCGGCCTGCGATTCGACGATTCGTCCTTCACCCTGCAGGCGGCGATCAATGGACACGGCATCGCGCTTGCCCGCGGGGTGCTGGTGGCGGACGACATCGCCGCCGGACGGCTGGTCCGCCTGTTCGAGGTGCGGCTGCCGGGAAGCCTCGCCTATTACGTGGTGGCGCCGCCGCATTACTTTTCCCGGCCCAAGGTTAAGGCCTTCCGCGACTGGCTGTTCGAAGAGGCCGGAACGGGCTGA